A single Osmerus mordax isolate fOsmMor3 chromosome 9, fOsmMor3.pri, whole genome shotgun sequence DNA region contains:
- the nkx2.4a gene encoding NK2 homeobox 4a isoform X2: protein MSLSPKHTTPFSVTDILSPIEETYKKFGGMDGTGNLTSPLGAYRQPQVSQTGMQQHSMGHNATVSTTYHMPHTVSQFSHSAMGGYCNGSIGNMGDLPSYQETMRNSAAATGWYGANTDPRYSTISRFMGPSTGMNMTGMGTLTGMADASKSMPPLHAAPRRKRRVLFSQAQVYELERRFKQQKYLSAPEREHLASMIHLTPTQVKIWFQNHRYKMKRQAKDKAAQQLQQDSNLCQQQQSPRRVAVPVLVKDGKPCQNGSNTPTPNQQQVQQQQQQQAQDLEEMSPSPPSLHSQINMSQIDTSAVDYTNNMVSSNLLYGRTW, encoded by the exons ATGTCGTTGAGCCCAAAGCATACAACGCCTTTCTCAGTGACAGATATTTTGAGTCCTATCGAGGAAACATACAAGAAGTTTGGTGGCATGGACGGAACAGGGAACCTAACCTCTCCATTGGGAGCTTACCGACAGCCCCAGGTGTCTCAGACTGGCATGCAGCAGCACTCCATGGGCCACAATGCTACCGTGTCGACCACCTACCACATGCCACACACTGTCTCCCAGTTTTCGCACAGCGCTATGGGGGGATACTGCAATGGAAGCATTGGCAATATGGGAGACCTCCCGTCGTACCAGGAAACCATGAGAAATAGCGCAGCAGCAACAGGGTGGTATGGCGCCAATACTGATCCAAGATATTCAACAA TTTCTAGATTCATGGGACCTTCCACAGGTATGAACATGACTGGAATGGGGACCCTGACGGGCATGGCGGACGCTTCCAAATCTATGCCACCTCTGCATGCAGCGCCCAGACGAAAACGTCGGGTACTCTTCTCCCAGGCTCAGGTGTACGAGCTGGAAAGGAGATTTAAGCAACAGAAATACCTCTCGGCGCCTGAGCGGGAACACCTGGCGAGTATGATTCACCTGACGCCGACTCAAGTTAAGATTTGGTTTCAGAACCACAGGTACAAGATGAAACGACAGGCCAAGGACAAAGCGgcccagcagctgcagcaggacaGCAACCTTTGTCAGCAACAGCAGTCCCCGAGGCGCGTGGCGGTGCCTGTTCTAGTTAAGGACGGTAAACCGTGTCAGAACGGCTCAAACACGCCAACACCGAACCAGCAGCAGgtgcaacaacagcagcaacaacag GCCCAAGACCTGGAGGAGATGTCACCTAGCCCCCCCTCACTCCACAGCCAGATAAACATGTCTCAGATTGACACGTCTGCTGTAGACTACACCAATAACATGGTCAGTTCAAACCTCCTTTACGGCAGAACGTGGTAG
- the nkx2.4a gene encoding NK2 homeobox 4a isoform X1: MSLSPKHTTPFSVTDILSPIEETYKKFGGMDGTGNLTSPLGAYRQPQVSQTGMQQHSMGHNATVSTTYHMPHTVSQFSHSAMGGYCNGSIGNMGDLPSYQETMRNSAAATGWYGANTDPRYSTISRFMGPSTGMNMTGMGTLTGMADASKSMPPLHAAPRRKRRVLFSQAQVYELERRFKQQKYLSAPEREHLASMIHLTPTQVKIWFQNHRYKMKRQAKDKAAQQLQQDSNLCQQQQSPRRVAVPVLVKDGKPCQNGSNTPTPNQQQVQQQQQQQVQQQQNGPGVVLPASSNAINQHHSQQVNALVQAQDLEEMSPSPPSLHSQINMSQIDTSAVDYTNNMVSSNLLYGRTW, translated from the exons ATGTCGTTGAGCCCAAAGCATACAACGCCTTTCTCAGTGACAGATATTTTGAGTCCTATCGAGGAAACATACAAGAAGTTTGGTGGCATGGACGGAACAGGGAACCTAACCTCTCCATTGGGAGCTTACCGACAGCCCCAGGTGTCTCAGACTGGCATGCAGCAGCACTCCATGGGCCACAATGCTACCGTGTCGACCACCTACCACATGCCACACACTGTCTCCCAGTTTTCGCACAGCGCTATGGGGGGATACTGCAATGGAAGCATTGGCAATATGGGAGACCTCCCGTCGTACCAGGAAACCATGAGAAATAGCGCAGCAGCAACAGGGTGGTATGGCGCCAATACTGATCCAAGATATTCAACAA TTTCTAGATTCATGGGACCTTCCACAGGTATGAACATGACTGGAATGGGGACCCTGACGGGCATGGCGGACGCTTCCAAATCTATGCCACCTCTGCATGCAGCGCCCAGACGAAAACGTCGGGTACTCTTCTCCCAGGCTCAGGTGTACGAGCTGGAAAGGAGATTTAAGCAACAGAAATACCTCTCGGCGCCTGAGCGGGAACACCTGGCGAGTATGATTCACCTGACGCCGACTCAAGTTAAGATTTGGTTTCAGAACCACAGGTACAAGATGAAACGACAGGCCAAGGACAAAGCGgcccagcagctgcagcaggacaGCAACCTTTGTCAGCAACAGCAGTCCCCGAGGCGCGTGGCGGTGCCTGTTCTAGTTAAGGACGGTAAACCGTGTCAGAACGGCTCAAACACGCCAACACCGAACCAGCAGCAGgtgcaacaacagcagcaacaacaggtACAGCAGCAACAGAACGGACCAGGGGTCGTGCTCCCTGCCTCCAGTAATGCCATCAATCAACATCACAGTCAGCAGGTCAACGCCTTGGTTCAGGCCCAAGACCTGGAGGAGATGTCACCTAGCCCCCCCTCACTCCACAGCCAGATAAACATGTCTCAGATTGACACGTCTGCTGTAGACTACACCAATAACATGGTCAGTTCAAACCTCCTTTACGGCAGAACGTGGTAG